The proteins below are encoded in one region of Micromonospora pisi:
- the aspS gene encoding aspartate--tRNA ligase — protein MIRTHDAGSLRATHAGSTVKLAGWVARRRDHGGVIFVDLRDASGVVQVVFREDMESAHALRNEFCVLVTGEVTRRPEGNDNTELPTGEIEVTATELVVLSEAAPLPLPVDDQVVAGDDIRLRYRYLDLRRSGPANAMRLRSKANQLARSVLHERDFLEIETPTLTRSTPEGARDFLVPVRLQPGSWYALPQSPQLFKQLLMVGGMERYYQIARCYRDEDFRADRQPEFTQLDIEMSFVTEDDVIDLGEAIVRKLWSELAGHQISSPIPRITWHDAMSRYGSDKPDLRYGVELTELTDYLRGTEFRVFAGAIDAGGYVGAVVMPGGAGQTRKELDGWQDWAKARGARGLAYVVLDAETGEARGPVAKNLSEAHLGGLADAVGAKPGDAVFFAASANQREAQELLGAARIEIAKRSGLIDESAWAFCWVVDAPMFERTDEGGWTAVHHPFTSPNADWEGRFEEAPDRALAYAYDIVCNGNEIGGGSIRIHRGDVQSRVFDLLGISPEEATDKFGFLLEAFKFGPPPHGGIAFGWDRVCMLLAGAESIREVIAFPKTRGGYDPLTGAPTPITGQQRTEAGIDAKPKPPTPATAGTAGVAAPVEPV, from the coding sequence GTGATCCGTACCCATGACGCCGGAAGCCTGCGCGCGACGCACGCCGGCAGCACGGTGAAGCTCGCCGGCTGGGTGGCCCGCCGCCGCGACCACGGCGGCGTGATCTTCGTCGACCTGCGGGACGCCTCCGGCGTGGTGCAGGTGGTGTTCCGCGAGGACATGGAGTCGGCCCACGCGCTGCGCAACGAGTTCTGCGTCCTGGTCACCGGTGAGGTCACCCGCCGTCCCGAGGGCAACGACAACACCGAACTGCCGACCGGTGAGATCGAGGTCACCGCCACCGAACTGGTGGTCCTCTCCGAGGCCGCGCCGCTCCCGCTGCCGGTGGACGACCAGGTCGTCGCCGGCGACGACATCCGCCTGCGCTACCGCTACCTCGACCTGCGTCGCAGCGGCCCGGCGAACGCCATGCGGCTGCGCTCCAAGGCCAACCAGCTCGCCCGGAGCGTGCTGCACGAGCGCGACTTCCTGGAGATCGAGACCCCGACCCTGACCCGGTCGACGCCCGAGGGTGCCCGCGACTTCCTGGTGCCGGTCCGGCTCCAGCCCGGTTCCTGGTACGCGCTGCCGCAGTCCCCGCAGCTGTTCAAGCAGCTGCTGATGGTCGGCGGCATGGAGCGCTACTACCAGATCGCCCGCTGCTACCGGGACGAGGACTTCCGCGCCGACCGGCAGCCGGAGTTCACCCAGCTCGACATCGAGATGTCCTTCGTCACCGAGGACGACGTGATCGACCTCGGTGAGGCGATCGTCCGCAAGCTCTGGAGTGAGCTGGCCGGACACCAGATCAGCTCGCCGATCCCACGCATCACCTGGCACGACGCCATGTCCCGGTACGGCTCGGACAAGCCCGACCTGCGCTACGGCGTCGAGCTGACCGAGCTCACCGACTACCTGCGCGGCACCGAGTTCCGGGTCTTCGCCGGGGCGATCGACGCCGGTGGTTACGTCGGCGCGGTGGTGATGCCCGGTGGTGCCGGACAGACCCGCAAGGAGCTCGACGGCTGGCAGGACTGGGCCAAGGCGCGCGGCGCGCGTGGCCTGGCGTACGTGGTGCTCGACGCGGAGACCGGCGAGGCCCGGGGCCCGGTGGCGAAGAACCTCTCCGAGGCGCACCTCGGCGGGCTCGCCGACGCGGTCGGTGCCAAGCCCGGTGACGCGGTCTTCTTCGCCGCCTCGGCCAACCAGCGCGAGGCGCAGGAGCTGCTCGGCGCGGCCCGGATCGAGATCGCCAAGCGGTCGGGGCTGATCGACGAATCCGCCTGGGCGTTCTGCTGGGTGGTCGACGCGCCGATGTTCGAGCGCACGGACGAGGGCGGCTGGACCGCCGTGCACCACCCGTTCACCTCGCCGAACGCCGACTGGGAGGGACGCTTCGAGGAGGCGCCGGACCGGGCCCTGGCGTACGCGTACGACATCGTCTGCAACGGCAACGAGATCGGTGGCGGCTCCATCCGTATCCACCGGGGCGACGTGCAGAGCCGGGTCTTCGACCTGCTCGGCATCAGCCCCGAGGAGGCGACCGACAAGTTCGGATTCCTGCTGGAAGCGTTCAAGTTCGGCCCGCCGCCGCACGGCGGCATCGCGTTCGGCTGGGACCGGGTCTGCATGCTGCTCGCCGGTGCGGAGTCGATCCGCGAGGTGATCGCGTTCCCGAAGACCCGGGGCGGGTACGACCCGCTGACCGGGGCGCCGACCCCGATCACCGGCCAGCAGCGGACCGAGGCCGGCATCGACGCCAAGCCGAAGCCGCCGACTCCCGCCACCGCCGGTACCGCTGGCGTGGCCGCGCCGGTCGAGCCGGTCTGA
- a CDS encoding ABC transporter substrate-binding protein: MPSPTPGRTTPGRHLRRRLSLLTASAAIGALLLSACSNSGDGPSGGAAGANPDATITIGSLNEPTTLNTVKGGNTGHAQVLLRNVVEGLTVLTDDGKVEPLLAKSWDVSPEGTTYTFHLQPGVTFSDGTPLKAADVVATLKRVTSDESTSARKKDLSIMKTIEAPDDSTVKVGLSQRSQSFLFYLTATGAAVTKAGAGNPETTVVGTGPYTVGGWKQGDSITLTRNDKYWGTAPKNKEVVYRFFKDTTAENNALLAGQLDLVTQVTSPDVLPQFENRPEFTVVEGTSTTKELFNFNDSVAPFNNVDVRKAIRQATDRKALLNAVWAERGQILGSMVPPTDPWFEDLTSIDDHNVESAKALLAKAGYANGLTFTVDYVPSDSINIVAQGLKSQLAQAGITINLNPIDDATWTDKVYSNHNFQATIMTHVNQRDLVWYGDPSFYWQYDNPQVQQWVKQSETAATEAEQTELLKKVARQISEDAASDWLFLDPAIKVASSAVSGYQKNLTTDSFYVAPISKQR; this comes from the coding sequence ATGCCCAGCCCCACCCCGGGACGTACGACACCCGGCCGCCATCTCCGCCGCCGACTCAGCCTGCTGACCGCGAGCGCCGCGATCGGTGCCCTGCTGCTGAGCGCCTGCTCCAACTCCGGTGACGGCCCGTCGGGCGGCGCCGCCGGCGCGAACCCGGACGCGACGATCACCATCGGGTCGCTGAACGAACCGACCACGCTGAACACCGTCAAGGGCGGCAACACCGGCCACGCCCAGGTGCTGCTCCGCAACGTGGTCGAGGGACTGACCGTGCTCACCGACGACGGCAAGGTCGAGCCGCTGCTGGCGAAGTCCTGGGACGTCTCGCCGGAGGGCACGACCTACACGTTCCACCTCCAGCCGGGCGTGACCTTCTCCGACGGCACCCCGCTCAAGGCCGCCGACGTGGTCGCCACCCTCAAGCGGGTGACCTCGGACGAGTCGACCAGCGCCCGCAAGAAGGACCTCTCGATCATGAAGACGATCGAGGCGCCGGACGACAGCACGGTGAAGGTCGGGCTCAGCCAGCGGTCGCAGTCGTTCCTCTTCTACCTCACCGCCACCGGGGCCGCGGTGACCAAGGCCGGTGCCGGCAACCCGGAGACGACCGTGGTCGGCACCGGGCCGTACACCGTCGGCGGCTGGAAGCAGGGCGACTCGATCACCCTGACCCGTAACGACAAGTACTGGGGCACGGCGCCGAAGAACAAGGAGGTGGTGTACCGCTTCTTCAAGGACACCACCGCCGAGAACAACGCCCTGCTCGCCGGCCAGCTCGACCTGGTGACCCAGGTGACCTCGCCGGACGTGCTCCCCCAGTTCGAGAACCGGCCGGAGTTCACCGTCGTCGAGGGCACCTCGACCACCAAGGAACTGTTCAACTTCAACGACTCGGTCGCCCCGTTCAACAACGTCGACGTACGCAAGGCGATCCGCCAGGCGACCGACCGCAAGGCGCTGCTGAACGCGGTCTGGGCCGAACGCGGGCAGATCCTCGGCTCGATGGTGCCGCCGACCGACCCCTGGTTCGAGGACCTGACCAGCATCGACGACCACAACGTCGAGAGCGCCAAGGCGCTGCTGGCCAAGGCCGGGTACGCGAACGGGCTCACCTTCACCGTGGACTACGTGCCGTCCGACTCGATCAACATCGTGGCGCAGGGGCTGAAGAGCCAGCTCGCCCAGGCCGGCATCACGATCAACCTGAACCCGATCGACGACGCCACCTGGACCGACAAGGTCTACTCCAACCACAACTTCCAGGCCACGATCATGACCCACGTCAACCAGCGTGACCTGGTCTGGTACGGCGACCCGAGCTTCTACTGGCAGTACGACAACCCGCAGGTCCAGCAGTGGGTGAAGCAGTCCGAGACGGCCGCCACCGAGGCGGAGCAGACCGAGCTGTTGAAGAAGGTGGCCCGGCAGATCTCCGAGGACGCGGCGAGCGACTGGCTCTTCCTCGACCCGGCGATCAAGGTCGCGTCCAGTGCGGTCAGCGGCTACCAGAAGAACCTCACCACGGACAGCTTCTATGTCGCCCCGATCA